A genomic stretch from Numida meleagris isolate 19003 breed g44 Domestic line chromosome 2, NumMel1.0, whole genome shotgun sequence includes:
- the C2H8orf59 gene encoding uncharacterized protein C8orf59 homolog — translation MGKSRARKAAKAASVFAIARGAVAGKARGKGRARPVTSGLRKINIANADKVSKINKAFAEIQKEVQQLSKGTAAEPPKNQQVSTPSEAEPANVDAATSLLSQL, via the exons ATGGGGAAGAGCCGGGCACGGAAGGCGGCGAAGGCGGCCAGCGTCTTCGCCATCGCCCGAGGCGCTGTCGCCGGGAAGGCCCGCGGGAAGGGCCGGGCGCGGCCCGTCACCTCCGGGCTGAGGAAG ATAAACATTGCAAATGCTGACAAAGTTAGCAAGATAAATAAAGcttttgctgaaattcagaaagaagtaCAGCAGCTATCGAAAGGCACTGCAGCGGAACCTCCAAAGAATCAGCAG GTTTCTACACCTTCAGAAGCTGAACCAGCAAATGTGGATGCTGCCACAAGTCTATTATCACAGCTGTAA